One region of Brassica napus cultivar Da-Ae chromosome A10, Da-Ae, whole genome shotgun sequence genomic DNA includes:
- the LOC111209356 gene encoding ubiquitin-conjugating enzyme 15-like, translated as MTSSSAPSRKALSKIACNRLQKELTEWQVNPPTGFRHKVNDNLQKWKIDVTGAPGMLYENETYQLQVEFPVNYPMEAPQVVFVPPGPLHPHIYSNGHICLDILYDSWSPAMTVSSVCISILSMLSSSPAKERPADNDRYVKNCKNGRSPKETRWWFHDDKV; from the exons ATGACCAGCTCTTCCGCTCCTTCACGCAag GCGTTAAGCAAGATCGCGTGTAATAGGTTGCAGAAAGAGCTTACGGAGTGGCAAGTAAATCCCCCCACTGGATTCAGGCACAAAGTTAACGATAATCTTCAAAA ATGGAAAATCGATGTGACCGGAGCTCCAGGGATGCTCTACGAGAACGAGACTTATCAGCTTCAGGTTGAATTTCCCGTTAATTACCCTATGGAAGCGCCGCAG GTAGTTTTTGTTCCTCCGGGACCGTTACATCCACATATTTACAGCAATGGGCATATTTGTTTAG ATATTCTATATGACTCGTGGTCACCAGCAATGACTGTGAGTTCAGTCTGCATCAGCATTCTCTCCATGCTATCAAGTTCACCTGCAAAG GAGCGCCCAGCAGACAATGATCGTTATGTGAAGAACTGTAAAAATGGGAGATCTCCTAAGGAGACGAGGTGGTGGTTTCATGACGACAAGGTTTAA
- the LOC111207239 gene encoding ribosomal RNA small subunit methyltransferase I-like, with product MAGMAILRLPYASIGASAFSPLSILFRSPRTAAVSFCSASEFVPKDDSKRSPLKPGLYLVGTPIGNLEDITLRAIRVLRSANVILSEDTRHSGKLLQYYNIKAHLLSYHKFNEAQREQAVLNRLKQGEIVALISDAGTPGISDPGSQLAKMCAKENIDVIPIPGACAVVAALSASGLDTDEFTFVGFLPKHSGTRKERLVVSSNETRTQIFYVPPHKLSQFLDETTPYFGESRRCVIAREITKLHEEFWRGSLGEAKQEFLIRQPKGEITLLIEGKEETKAENPTESQLEQELAVLISDGHSLSTAVKTVAERTSMRKKEVYSLALKKFGKPIQVEDEAAE from the exons ATGGCGGGAATGGCGATTCTCCGTCTTCCATATGCTTCAATTGGCGCCTCCGCCTTTTCCCCTCTTTCAATTCTCTTCCGCTCACCGAGAACCGCCGCAGTTTCCTTCTGCTCGGCGTCGGAGTTCGTGCCCAAGGATGATTCGAAACGC AGTCCTCTCAAGCCTGGGCTTTACCTCGTCGGAACTCCCATCGGTAACCTCGAAGATATCACTTTACG tGCTATTCGTGTATTGAGATCTGCTAATGTGATACTCTCTGAGGATACGAGACACTCTGGGAAGTTGCTTCAGTACTACAATATCAAAGCTCACCTT CTCAGTTATCACAAGTTCAACGAGGCACAAAGAGAACAAGCTGTGTTGAATCGATTGAAACAGGGAGAGATTGTCGCCCTTATCAGCGACGCGGGCACCCCCGGAATCAGTGATCCTGGTTCCCAACTT GCTAAAATGTGTGCGAAAGAGAATATAGATGTCATTCCAATCCCTGGGGCTTGTGCTGTAGTTGCTGCTCTTTCTGCCTCTGGTTTGGATACTGACGAGTTCACCTTCG TTGGATTTCTTCCTAAGCATTCTGGAACAAGGAAGGAGAGGCTGGTTGTTTCATCAAACGAGACAAGAACACAAATCTTTTATGTTCCCCCTCACAAGTTGTCACAGTTTCTTGATGAAACCACCCCTTACTTTGGtgaatcaag GCGTTGTGTAATAGCTCGAGAGATTACAAAGCTGCATGAAGAG TTTTGGAGGGGTTCGCTAGGGGAGGCCAAGCAAGAGTTTCTGATTCGTCAACCAAAAGGAGAAATCACGCTTTTGATTGAAGGGAAGGAAGAAACCAAAGCTGAGAATCCAACAGAATCTCAACTTGAACAAGAGTTAGCAGTGTTGATCTCTGATGGACATAGCCTATCCACA GCGGTGAAAACGGTGGCAGAAAGAACATCGATGAGAAAGAAAGAGGTATATTCGCTCGCTTTGAAGAAATTCGGAAAGCCGATTCAGGTAGAAGATGAAGCTGCTGAGTAG
- the LOC111209357 gene encoding uncharacterized protein LOC111209357, translating into MSLKISVVYRIKDEQATPQPLQRTWEVGGLLDWYSVARQMRCKGIGKRGKPCLKLLLKLRLSSFQVFITNSRSFSHSSSPKLTLFLVSGSQAQALSKFTLSMAIDTWKPEETRYFFELYAEERRKGNKVGTSMNKVGKANIMEAFEQRFKNNFPDWRPYKSKYDTSRKKYIKIKTLAQNRTGLGFDDMGRINMSDDWWSERERECHGIRRSVCKEISNMDMFEAEFGGVVVIGPEGWSAQHGEASLNSRVAEDDGDDEADSQPAAETQTLET; encoded by the exons ATGAGTCTGAAGATAAGTGTTGTATATCGGATTAAGGACGAGCAAGCCACTCCACAACCGCTTCAAAGGACATGGGAAGTTGGAGGTTTGCTCGACTGGTACAGTGTTGCCAGACAGATGCGCTGTAAGGGCATTGGAAAAAGAG GTAAGCCTTGTCTCAAGCTTCTTCTCAAGCTTCGTCTCTCATCGTTTCAAGTCTTCATCACCAATTCACGAAGCTTCTCTCACTCAAGCTCTCCCAAGCTCACTCTGTTTCTG gtctCAGGCTCGCAAGCTCAAGCCCTCTCCAAGTTCACTCTCTCGATGGCAATAGAT ACTTGGAAACCTGAGGAAACTAGGTATTTTTTCGAACTCtatgcggaagagagaagaaaaggaaataagGTTGGTACATCAATGAATAAAGTGGGGAAAGCAAACATTATGGAGGCGTTTGAACAGCGGTTTAAGAATAATTTTCCTGATTGGAGGCCCTACAAGAGCAAGTACGACACCAGTAGGAAGAAATACATCAAGATTAAGACGCTGGCTCAAAACAGGACAGGGCTTGGGTTTGATGACATGGGAAGGATTAACATGTCAGATGATTGGTGGAGTGAACGCGAAAGG GAGTGTCATGGTATTAGAAGATCCGTATGCAAAGAGATTAGTAACATGGATATGTTTGAAGCGGAATTTGGTGGTGTAGTAGTAATTGGACCTGAAGGATGGAGCGCTCAACATGGAGAAGCCAGTTTGAACTCTAGAGTGGCTgaagatgatggtgatgatgaagctgattcTCAGCCAGCAGCAGAAACTCAAACATTGGAGACATAA